GCAGGAAGCCCCGCACAGCGGCCTGAGGGCAGAGCAGCGGGAGGAGCCGCTCAGCAGCGCGGCCCCGAGGGAAAGAACAGGCACAGCCACTACGGAGCGAGCAGCGGCTTTAATGGAGCACGGCGTTAACggagcccggcccggccccacCTGCAGCCGGGTCACAGCGCGGAGCAGCCGCCGCTCCTCGGCCTCGTCCCGCGGACCCGACACCGCCGCCATGGCGTCCGGAGCAACCGGGGGGGCGCCGCCCGATGACGTCACGGCGCGCTCTGATGATGTCACAGCCCCACTGTGTGCGGCCgaccaagatggcggcgggtTGAGGGGGGGGGCGGCTCGGTGACCCCGTGTCACCGCCATGAGCCCCAAGGGTGGGAACGGGGCGATCCGCTGTCCCGGCCTGTCCCGCAGCCGAAGGTGCGTCAGGCCGCGGCCTCCTCAGGGCTGGGGGTCTCCGCCAGGTGCAGCTTCTGACTGGGCTGGTGTCAAGGGAAAGCAACACAGcgtgccctgcagcaccaccGCCATCATCACctccatcatcatcaccatcaccgCCATCACCACCCCCCGCCCGTGCAGGATacatggagctgctgagctcctccagctgcaggagaCAAAGGCAGAGGTTGGGTCAGTGTCAGTGATGCCGATGTCGCCCATCCGGGGCCATGTTCTGGTGGGGAGGTGCCACTCACGTGTGCCAGCAGCTGGTCCAGGTTCCTGTCAGCCACCACCTTCTTCTGCTCCTCCGGCAGCTCCTCCACGCACACGTCCAGCCCGAAGTGCAGCCTCGCCAGCTTCTCCTGCATCTCACGCACGTGCTCCAGCTGCTCGAAGGAGCATTCCTTCCCTGCACCCACAGCTACAGCCGTCACCCCCCACCGATGTgccccccacgccccccccgGCTCCCGGCCCCTCACCAAACGCCTGCAGTTTGCCCGAGTGGAAGTCGCTGAGCAGTCCGAGCAGCCCGCCCTCCATCTCACACACATCCGACACCTCGGTgaggaagctgtgctgcagcgGGGCCCCCCGTGCTGCCCCTGCCCTCACCCTCTCCTTGCTTGCCCTGCATGGAGGACGTGGACAATGTGACACCACCATCCCCCTGGTTCAAAGGGGCCACAAGGGACGTACTctgcccccaccccagcacTGACCGCCGGGGCCTGGCGTGCTGTGAGGGCAGGG
The genomic region above belongs to Coturnix japonica isolate 7356 chromosome 23, Coturnix japonica 2.1, whole genome shotgun sequence and contains:
- the LOC107323870 gene encoding uncharacterized protein LOC107323870 isoform X1 — translated: MEERRKKRSPRGQPAPSRASRLLPTSKSTSFALPLPALPSQHARPRRASKERVRAGAARGAPLQHSFLTEVSDVCEMEGGLLGLLSDFHSGKLQAFGKECSFEQLEHVREMQEKLARLHFGLDVCVEELPEEQKKVVADRNLDQLLAHLEELSSSMYPARAGGGDGGDGDDDGGDDGGGAAGHAVLLSLDTSPVRSCTWRRPPALRRPRPDAPSAAGQAGTADRPVPTLGAHGGDTGSPSRPPPQPAAILVGRTQWGCDIIRARRDVIGRRPPGCSGRHGGGVGSAGRGRGAAAAPRCDPAAGRCAGLPAAEDNAGRAGGVRAAGAGRGGGAGPAAMDGPVPAHTRVPARGSCWAERGERGRCVRVAAAAMAAVITEHNGCSHSQDPLWAPRADTRAWDMQWFRAECAGCCDNSRFLHRTKRCPAAQLPSTSHCAVLCLCSFSHLSPRSQ
- the LOC107323870 gene encoding myosin heavy chain IB isoform X2 codes for the protein MEERRKKRSPRGQPAPSRASRLLPTSKSTSFALPLPALPSQHARPRRASKERVRAGAARGAPLQHSFLTEVSDVCEMEGGLLGLLSDFHSGKLQAFGKECSFEQLEHVREMQEKLARLHFGLDVCVEELPEEQKKVVADRNLDQLLAHLEELSSSMYPARAGGGDGGDGDDDGGDDGGGAAGHAVLLSLDTSPVRSCTWRRPPALRRPRPDAPSAAGQAGTADRPVPTLGAHGGDTGSPSRPPPQPAAILVGRTQWGCDIIRARRDVIGRRPPGCSGRHGGGVGSAGRGRGAAAAPRCDPAAGRCAGLPAAEDNAGRAGGVRAAGAGRGGGAGPAAMDGPVPAHTRVPARVSHICLLEASEGEVLSPAGGCIKSQGQHREDTAGAGCFETGTGLGLQQ
- the LOC107323870 gene encoding coiled-coil domain-containing protein 28B isoform X5 codes for the protein MEERRKKRSPRGQPAPSRASRLLPTSKSTSFALPLPALPSQHARPRRASKERVRAGAARGAPLQHSFLTEVSDVCEMEGGLLGLLSDFHSGKLQAFGKECSFEQLEHVREMQEKLARLHFGLDVCVEELPEEQKKVVADRNLDQLLAHLEELSSSIQKLHLAETPSPEEAAA